A region of Streptomyces sp. R44 DNA encodes the following proteins:
- a CDS encoding MFS transporter: protein MTVTAGPSTAAEPTRAGRREWTALGVLMLPLLLVSMDVSVLYFAIPSIAADLRPGATQQLWILDMYGFVLAGLLVTMGALGDRVGRRKLLLLGAGLFGAASLAAAYAHSPGALIGARALLGVAGACLMPSTLALIRTLFQDPAQRTKAVTLWTTVMASGISLGPVVSGALLEHFWWGSVFLINLPAMALLLVLAPVLVPESRGAVRGPRFDVLSAVLSLAALLPVIYGIKELAKDGWAPLPALGVTAGVLLGIVFVRRQARLAEPLIDLRLVRTPAYGGSLLVNLLAMAATVGFAVFLTQYLQSVLGQSPLEAALWSLVPTGGVMVAAPVAAVLAQRVDRAVVMGGGFLVSAGGFGWLVLVDRATPLWVVLVGSAVYAAGLVSALTLANELALGAAPPERAGSAAAVLEAGSELGGALGMALLGAVGAAVYGAAMPSSAPAAARETLGGALGSAPSVVEAARDAFVEAMSGAALGAAVLMLLAATMSLVLLRRRV, encoded by the coding sequence ATGACAGTCACCGCAGGGCCTTCGACGGCCGCAGAACCCACCCGCGCCGGACGGCGCGAATGGACCGCCCTCGGCGTTCTGATGCTCCCTCTCCTCCTCGTCTCCATGGACGTCTCCGTCCTCTACTTCGCCATCCCGTCCATCGCCGCCGACCTCCGGCCCGGGGCCACCCAGCAGCTGTGGATCCTCGACATGTACGGCTTCGTGCTCGCCGGGCTCCTCGTCACCATGGGCGCCCTCGGCGACCGCGTCGGCCGCCGCAAGCTCCTCCTCCTCGGCGCCGGCCTCTTCGGCGCCGCCTCCCTCGCCGCCGCCTACGCCCACAGCCCCGGCGCCCTCATCGGCGCCCGCGCCCTCCTCGGCGTCGCCGGCGCCTGCCTCATGCCGTCCACCCTCGCCCTGATCCGCACCCTCTTCCAGGACCCGGCCCAGCGCACCAAGGCCGTCACCCTCTGGACCACCGTCATGGCCAGCGGCATCTCCCTCGGGCCCGTCGTCAGCGGCGCGCTCCTCGAACACTTCTGGTGGGGTTCCGTCTTCCTCATCAACCTGCCCGCGATGGCCCTGCTGCTGGTCCTCGCGCCGGTGCTCGTCCCCGAGTCCCGGGGGGCCGTGCGGGGTCCGCGGTTCGACGTCCTCAGCGCCGTGCTCTCGCTCGCCGCGCTGCTGCCGGTCATCTACGGGATCAAGGAGCTCGCCAAGGACGGATGGGCGCCCCTGCCCGCGCTCGGGGTGACCGCCGGGGTGCTCCTCGGGATCGTCTTCGTCCGTCGCCAGGCGCGGCTCGCCGAGCCCCTGATCGACCTGCGGCTCGTCCGTACCCCCGCGTACGGCGGGTCCCTGCTCGTCAACCTGCTCGCCATGGCCGCGACGGTGGGGTTCGCCGTCTTCCTCACCCAGTACCTTCAGTCCGTTCTGGGGCAGAGTCCGCTGGAGGCGGCCCTCTGGAGCCTTGTTCCCACCGGGGGCGTCATGGTCGCCGCGCCCGTCGCGGCGGTGCTCGCGCAGCGGGTCGACCGGGCCGTCGTCATGGGCGGTGGATTCCTCGTGTCCGCCGGGGGGTTCGGGTGGCTCGTGCTCGTCGATCGCGCCACGCCGCTCTGGGTCGTTCTGGTGGGCAGCGCCGTCTACGCCGCCGGGCTCGTCTCCGCGCTGACGCTCGCCAACGAACTCGCCCTCGGCGCCGCGCCGCCCGAGCGCGCCGGTTCCGCCGCCGCCGTGCTCGAAGCGGGGTCCGAGCTCGGCGGGGCGCTCGGGATGGCGCTGCTCGGTGCGGTCGGTGCCGCCGTCTACGGCGCCGCCATGCCCTCCTCGGCGCCCGCCGCCGCCCGGGAGACGCTCGGGGGTGCGCTGGGGTCCGCGCCGTCCGTCGTCGAGGCCGCGCGTGACGCCTTCGTCGAGGCGATGTCCGGTGCCGCCCTGGGGGCCGCCGTGCTGATGCTCCTGGCCGCCACGATGTCGCTGGTGCTCCTGCGGCGGAGGGTCTGA
- a CDS encoding ABC transporter ATP-binding protein: protein MTTTDDPFDQDDLPAPEGATGRLLRSLLTAHRTRLVILSLILLVRETALQAGPLLVAYAIDRAVPAFRQGDHGPVIAVALGYLFCASLSGVLQYTFVRGAARINQDVLLDLRGRIFRHAQRLSVDFHERYTSGRLISRSTTDVESLRELLSEGLQELIGVVLSFASISLVLLWLDWGIGAVAVASFAPLYLLIRLYRARAGRVYAERSTAIAGVIVKFAETMNGIRPVRAFRRENANDAEFGTLNHRHERSNGDALLEMARYVVGSRLVANTAVAGMVLWGAYRVAAGTLELGVLAAAVLYMRRLYDPIDRLGMFLNSYESAAASLTKIAGLLAQEPGVPETAAPRELPPRTGGREITFENVGFSYRTGGEVLPAFDLTIPPGQTVAVVGATGAGKSTLAKLLARFYDPTAGQVKLDGVDLRDLTTPDLRRSVVMVTQEAFLFSGTVADNIAIGRPEATRAEIEEAAKSIGAHDFITTLPDGYDTDVRKRGGRISAGQRQLVAFARALLADPAVLILDEATSSLDVPGERAVQRAMDTVLAGRTAVVIAHRLSTVEVADRVLVMERGRIVEDGHPKTLVTGQGHYAGLHQAWRDSLVG, encoded by the coding sequence ATGACGACGACGGACGACCCCTTCGACCAGGACGACCTGCCGGCCCCCGAGGGAGCGACAGGAAGACTCCTCCGCTCCCTCCTGACCGCCCACCGCACGCGTCTCGTGATCCTGTCCCTGATCCTGTTGGTCAGGGAGACGGCGCTGCAGGCGGGCCCGCTGCTCGTCGCGTACGCCATCGACCGAGCCGTCCCGGCCTTCCGCCAGGGGGACCACGGCCCGGTGATCGCCGTGGCGCTCGGCTACCTCTTCTGTGCGTCCCTCTCCGGCGTCCTCCAGTACACGTTCGTCCGCGGCGCGGCGAGGATCAACCAGGACGTGCTGCTCGACCTGCGCGGCCGCATCTTCCGCCACGCCCAACGACTGAGCGTCGACTTCCACGAGCGGTACACCTCGGGCCGCCTCATCTCCCGCTCGACGACCGACGTCGAGTCACTGCGGGAACTGCTCTCGGAGGGCCTCCAGGAACTGATCGGCGTCGTGCTCTCCTTCGCGTCGATCTCCCTGGTCCTCCTCTGGCTGGACTGGGGCATCGGAGCCGTGGCCGTGGCGTCCTTCGCGCCCCTGTACCTCCTCATCCGCCTCTACCGGGCTCGCGCGGGCAGGGTGTACGCGGAGCGCTCCACGGCCATCGCGGGCGTGATCGTGAAGTTCGCGGAGACGATGAACGGCATCCGCCCGGTCCGCGCGTTCCGCCGCGAGAACGCGAACGACGCCGAGTTCGGGACGCTCAACCACCGCCATGAGCGCAGCAACGGCGACGCCCTCCTCGAAATGGCCCGCTACGTGGTGGGCTCCCGCCTGGTGGCGAACACGGCGGTGGCGGGCATGGTCCTGTGGGGCGCGTACCGCGTCGCGGCGGGCACGCTCGAACTGGGCGTCCTGGCGGCGGCGGTGCTCTACATGCGCCGCCTGTACGACCCGATCGACCGCCTGGGCATGTTCCTGAACTCGTACGAGTCGGCGGCGGCGTCCCTCACCAAGATCGCCGGTCTGCTTGCCCAGGAACCGGGAGTCCCGGAGACGGCGGCGCCCAGGGAGCTGCCGCCCAGGACGGGCGGCCGCGAGATCACCTTCGAGAACGTCGGTTTCTCCTACCGCACGGGCGGCGAGGTCCTCCCCGCCTTCGACCTGACGATCCCGCCGGGCCAGACGGTCGCGGTCGTGGGCGCGACGGGCGCGGGCAAGTCCACCCTCGCCAAACTCCTGGCCCGCTTCTACGACCCCACCGCGGGCCAGGTGAAGCTGGACGGCGTGGACCTCCGCGACCTCACCACACCCGACCTGCGCCGCAGCGTCGTGATGGTGACGCAGGAAGCGTTCCTCTTCTCCGGCACGGTCGCGGACAACATCGCGATCGGCCGCCCGGAGGCGACCCGGGCCGAGATCGAGGAAGCGGCCAAGTCCATCGGGGCGCACGACTTCATCACCACCCTCCCCGACGGCTACGACACGGACGTCCGCAAACGAGGCGGCCGGATCTCCGCCGGCCAGCGCCAACTGGTGGCCTTCGCCCGCGCCCTCCTCGCGGACCCGGCGGTCCTGATCCTGGACGAGGCGACGAGCTCCCTGGACGTACCGGGCGAACGCGCGGTGCAACGGGCGATGGACACGGTCCTCGCGGGCCGTACGGCCGTCGTCATCGCCCACCGTCTGTCCACGGTCGAGGTGGCGGACCGGGTCCTGGTGATGGAGCGGGGCCGGATCGTCGAGGACGGCCACCCGAAGACCCTGGTGACGGGCCAGGGCCACTACGCGGGCCTGCACCAGGCCTGGCGGGACAGCCTGGTGGGTTGA